One part of the Puniceicoccaceae bacterium genome encodes these proteins:
- a CDS encoding cytochrome C: DWSHYPEHIGHKDWPGCFRCHDGHHLAEDSGASLPVAKHECNACHLIRAQGESVQAGLIDLTGLTFEHPDGLPDDLLCSDCHTGALQ; this comes from the coding sequence GACTGGTCTCACTACCCCGAACACATCGGACACAAGGACTGGCCGGGATGTTTTCGATGCCATGATGGGCACCACCTTGCGGAAGACAGTGGGGCATCGCTCCCCGTTGCAAAACATGAGTGCAATGCCTGTCACCTCATCCGTGCGCAGGGAGAGTCGGTGCAAGCCGGGTTAATTGACCTTACAGGGTTGACGTTTGAGCACCCGGATGGGCTTCCAGATGACTTGCTCTGCAGTGATTGTCACACGGGAGCACTGCAGTGA